DNA from Fusarium falciforme chromosome 7, complete sequence:
AGACAAGGCATACACACAGCCCCAAGCGGAATCGTGCTGCTGAAAGGCAGCTGCATGAAGACAAGCATTGCCTCAGGGGGACGAATCATACATATTCCTCTCCCACATTCGTGCCTGAGGGGTATCCCAGCTATTGTAATTTCCCACAGATGCTGTGTCAAGAGTTATAGGTGAATGTGGGCGGCCGAATGGGACCATCGAGGTTCACAGCCTGCTTGTGAACGATGCATGGCTCGAATCACCCGCCCTTGCCGGCGTATGCAGGTAAGCCTTGAGTCCGCTCATGCAACTTGGAGAAGGGAGGCAATTCGCTCGAGGAGACAAACATGATACGTGTTCTTGTGTGACGTGTCACGAGGGTATCACCTGGCCGTCGTGCCTTGGTGACCTTGGTGTAGAGGCCCCAGCCTCTTGGGCTTTATACGACAAGAGCCGCAATCATTCGGCGTCAATGTGCATCCAATCCAAGCGTCGTGGCTGGTAATTTATGCTGCCCTCGGCACAGCACGTCAAGTGATTCCGTGTCAGACGCCAAGCTCAAGTACACTTACCAGCCGTGGCGAGGTTCTCGGCCTATATAAATCGCTTGCATCACCACGAAGCTATAGGTTTCGGTTCCCAAGCAGGGTGTGGTTTCAACTCGGTTGGCCCTATCTAGCAATGCATCGACTCGCAACAGATGTGCATGAACGCCGACGGCTCAAGGCCTATTATAATCGAGGGGTCCGGTGAACATACATGCGCATTGGAGGATCTCCGGCCGATCACCACGCTGCAGGTTCATCGTTGCCAAATTGGCGCCTCTTGCAACCTTGATAGGTGGACATTACGCCCATGAATCTCACAACACTCCTCAACTGCCCTCACGATGTAGCGCACGGTGTTTGTTCGACCTCGTGCGGTTCGGCCCGCTCTAGGTTCCTTGGCACGGGTTCGGGAGAGGCTGAGCACACCGACCAAGGAGGCTGAAGTCTAAACAATGAGTGTATAACTACAATAGTTTGCAGGCCTGTTGATCGGGCGGTATGTCGAGTATAGAAGGGACAAGAGCATCTTGGCTGGAGGGCACCGCAAACTGCAACGACTCTTGTAAGAGTAGCTATGCGtttgggataactgagcgaATACATAAACTTCAACAGCAATTGTCGAGAAAGACATCACCAGAACTCGCGAGGGGTTGACATCACTTTAGCAAGTCGCAGGCGTGTATGACGTTGTAGAGGacgagaagccaaagaacaAGTTGCAAATCCCCAACCCAGACTCCAAGAATTTATtcattaattataatacaaGATATCTATTTACTCATTAGACATAAGAGCGTCCTCTGTTGTAAAAAAGGTGTTCTTCGCTGCGAGGAACTGCTTGTGGAAGGTCTCGAGAAGAGTGCCGGGGAACACGTTGCCGACGACAATCTTGAGCCTATCTTCCTTGCCCAGCCAAACGTGCTTAATGAACTTGCCCATGCAACCCTGGTTGGCCTCGGGGAAACCATTGGCCTCTGTGCAGGGCAGCTCTTTGATATCGTTGGGGTAGTCATAGCGCACAAAGGTGCCGAAGCCGCCCTGGTCGGTGGGCTGCCAGCCCTTGCGGTGTCGGAACTCGGTGCAGCCAGGGTACTTGCTACCCTCGTTAGGGCAGTCGTCCCAGTCTCTGAAGATGTCGTAtgtcttgttgttgttctGCATGATCATGAAGCCAGTGTTGAGGAACAGCTTACCAAATCGATCGTGGTTGTGCTGTACATCGGGGTCGACGGCGAGGGCGAGCGAGTTGTTGTGAGGCGAGATGCTCCAGTAGTTCATGAGCCATTCGAGAGggaggtcgagatggttGAAGAGGGCGTCCGAATCAATAAAGATGCAGACGTCGTGGttcttgaggatcttggaCAGAACAGATGGCTTCTTCCAAGAATCACGTCGATCCTTGTAGGTGTTGATCTTGACGTAGTAGTACTTGTAACCGTGGATCTGGGCTGTGCGAGATATTAGGAACGCTCCTCAAACCATGAAAGACAGAAGTAGAGACAACGTACAATAGACCCAGTGGTTCAGGGTACCGCCAGAAGGACCATGGACATCCTTGGCACGGCTCCAGCTCATTCCCTGAGGATCCCAAATCTGTCCAGGCTTATCGAAAGGACGGCTTTCGAGGTCGACGATGCAAAGGCGCTCTCCCAGAGACTCCTTCCAGATGGGGTCGGGGTGAGGAAGCTTCCATCCCCAAGCGCCATAGTCAGCAAATTGGGGGGTAGTGGGCTTGACCGAGGGGATCACAAAGTCCTGAGGGCGCAGGACATGGGACTCGGCGGCGGTGGGTGTAGGAGTGGGAGTAGGGGTTTCCTCGACTTCGACTTCgacaacctcctcgacgacctcgaTCTCGGGCTCCTCGGATGCAGGCGTGGGGATGGCTGGGACGGTCCCGGGGTCTTCTTCAGCCTTGGCAGAGGGGAAGACAGAGGCCTTCGCAGGCTGCGAGGCCTTGGTAGCGACCTTGGGCGCGTTGTCGGGGCTGGCAGCGGCGTGGTCGACGTCGGGGATGTACTCGTCGGAGTCGGAGCTAGTAGGGTAAGTCAGATACTCGATCGCGAAGCCATTCAGATGGAAGTACTCACATGGCAGTGGCCGGGCGGGATGGAGTGGCATTAAGATGGAAATGGGCCAAGCCCATGAAGAATGTGAAGAAAACGGCCGCGACAAGCAGCGCCACCCGGTTGGAGCGAACAGCGCCCATCATGGTTGCACTCAGTAATCCAAAGTCAtagaagggaaaaaaaggaaTGTCGGTATGACTTGGAGAGCGCGAGAGATGTCGAGTCCACGAAGGAAGCGAAGCGAATGGCGAGAGTTGGGCAGATCAAGATTAGCTGGAACGACAGGGGAGAGACGAGACGGGATGGAACAATATTCTTTAAAGACAAAAACTGAAACGCTAACGTTGTAGGCGAATAGGGGAACCCCTCCTGGAGCTCAGCGGGCAAACAGTCTCGGCTAGCGGCCCACCCCGTCATGCTCCAGCAGGTTAGGGCCTTGGGCTAGCACTGTACGATtaagggggaggaggatcagCCTCACGCCCCGACAGACGGTAGTTGCAAACTAGTACGATAAGCCCCTGAGTTATCATTGATTTATTGAGTTCTAGCGTCGATAGTGGCTGAGTGATCCCTGACCGGTTCCCCGTTTGGAAGCGGCCGGGCCCTGTCGCGAGCTGACACCGGTCCCAAGTCGACGGCCACAGACCCGCCGTCATCTCCACGATTGTTGAATCATTCAGGGGTTGTGAGAGATGTGTAGATGACTTCTCTATGTCTAGACGCCACTGACATCCGTGCTGCCGTAGTTCAACTGCCAGCTGCCCCTATCTCAACGGCTGAGCTGGTGGTGCCGGTAGAGTTCCTCCTGTTGAGCCAGATTCTGAATGCGTCAGCGTAAGCGTCAGCAGTGCAGTAGGGCTGTGATGACAAGGGTCTAGCCCGGCTTATCTGGCCAATTAACGCGTGTCGCATTCAAGGGTACATTTCTCGTCTCACAGTTTTGGTAGGATTGCAAGTCCACACAATTCCAGTCGTTGAGAGTAACCTTGACGAAACCCGCCAATGGCCGAGTGCCACAGTCGCCGTTGGATTGACAGCGGCTTGCTTCTCCAAAGCATTCAACCGTCTTGCATGATGGTACTGAACTGAAGAACGGTATCAAGAACGTATACTCACTGTATGTCCTTCTTACGATCTATCGTTTCATCAAGATTTCACTCCTGTTTCATCCTTCTCCACGAATAAACTCACATCAGATTATCCTGCTTCAGGGTAGCATCAGACCAGGGCTTTGATGATGCATGTGTGTCGCAAATAAAGTTGAGAATAACGATATAGGGGTTAAATGCATTTAATGGCAAGGGTAGGGGCTCAGCTGAGGTGAGAAGAAGTGATGATGATAATTGTTAAAGGGTCAGCATTTGCTACACCTGTCCTCTAGTATTAGAATCCCGCACCCCTAACAGCAACTAACTTCCGCCACCGACCGTCTCTGCAAGGGAAAATATGCCGTGTCTTGGATCCCCTCCCTTGCCTCTTAAACTTTCAAGTTCCATTCCCCGTCCGATCAAAACGCCGCATTCCTCTAAATACCATACCTGAATCCCGTGTTCGAGTTACGTTTGAGTGAGactttttttcctttgtcAGGAAAGCTTGTCGGAGCACGCTCATTTGCCTGCCCAGTTGAAAAGAATCCTAAAAAGAGACTAGGAGTCAGAAGAGACGTCGATCTCGCTCAAGTGACTTGGATAATGTGCACTTATCAGAACGCAGCGTCCTTGGCGCCCCCTGATTCAGTCGCCAGCCACCCGTGAACCCCTAACGGTTCGTCTATAGCGATATTGCGCCGAGACCTCTCAACCGTCGTAGCTGGTTAGTTGTGAAGCTCTGACAAACCTGTTTGTTGTTGACACAGATTACTGAGTTTGCCCTTTTGTCGGTTTTGTAAGGATAGAGTAAGCTGGTCTGTCAATTACCGATGTTACGTCAAGCTTTGTCACTTCTATTGCGGATCCTTGTCAAAGGTGAGCTTGGCTCATGGTTGATGGATAGCCGAGGGTATTTGAAGATTACTAGATGCCCAGTGCTAAAAACAGAGGGACCGAGAGCTGAGTTGTACCACGTGAATCTCTTCATATGACTAGAAATATCACGAGGCCTTGATGTTGGCATCCTCTCTAGTAATGTTACCGCCCAGTGTACCCATGGTCTTTCGATACTGAGCTGGTTGTCAACCATGGAGCTCTAGGCTGTCATACCCGACAACTCAGTTCGAGGACACGAAACGCTTCACAGACAACACCGTCTACACGCATCAGTCCATGACAGCGCTGCTTAGGTGCCGATATCACGCGCTGCGTTGTCCCTCCTTCTGGTGGGTCTCATACATGACCATCACGATGAAATTCATCTGGTAATCTTCGGAACGTCCATCATGGACTCTAATACGAGGTTTCACGATACTAGCGTTCCATTTTGAGGTGCGGATCAAGCTTGGCATGGTTTAACGTGCATGCATGGATGTGacccttcatcttcttgcaGTCACCTATCACTATTTGGGATCGTTTGTCATCTCCGAGAAACCGGATCAGGCCCTTGCCTCTTGGCATAGATGAGGTTTCTACCTATGATAAAACGGCGCAGGGGTAGCGAGTTAACTAGGTTTTCAGATTTGAAGCTGCGAGTCTACCCAGCCTGAACTGGATTGCTCCCATGCCAAGGGAGGGAGGACCTGTATATTGGAGTACAAGAGTGTGGCCAACAGCACAGTTGCAGGCAGCAGAAAAAAGTGAGTCCAGATTCATAATCATTATCATTTCGTCATTTTTTGTTCGTTAAAAGCTATAGCTATCTACATGAATTTCCATTGTGTCCAAACCAGGACTCCCATTATCAATAAATGTTCCCTAAAGATCCTACCGAAGAAGTGAAAACAAACATCTTTCCCAAGTCCTATCGTCTAACAAGAGTAGGTGATATGTAGGCCATTGGTATCATCTTGTCCGAGGAAAACCTTGGTGTTGCCGTCAGGGTTTCGAAGGGCGACCTTCAAGTACAAGGTCTCGGCACAGTCAATACCACCAGTGATGTGACCCTGGGGGGCGAGGTCGTCCCAGTTGGTAAAGTCTGCGCCTCCGACATCCTTCTCTGCGTTGTCAAAAGTCTTGACAGAGTTGTATGTCACAGCTCCCTCGGGAAAGCCGGAGAGTTGTCTCACGCCGGCTAGGGCATCGCCGCCCTTGACGATAAAGGTTCTTGAGATCCTCTCGCCCTGGTCCCAGCCAACGGTGCAGTCCTTAGCGTTGGAAGGGATGCCCTTGAAGACGACAACCTGCTCAACTTGGGAGGCGTTGTTGTAGGTTTCAAGGTGGAAGCCCAATGCATTCTTGGCAAGATCGGGATGCTTGGGAAAGACGTTGTAGTTGGCTGCAGGCCCGTGACGGGCAGTTTTCGAGATGGAACAGTCGTCTGCTGTCTGTCGAGCAATGTTGATGGTGGGTATGCCATTGGCCACTGCCATGAGGCATGCCAGCGAAGTGAAGATGTTGGTGAGAGAAGGCATTGTGAATGATGATCAAAGCAATTCTTGACTTGAGTAAATGCTTAGTTGGTGGAGAGTGATAGACACAATTCTGAGGGAGAGCCGAACTATATATGGAGTCTCCCCAACCTCGTCACAACAATGATGCGCGCAGCTCCTCTGATCAGCGAGCCAAGCCTGAATGACGCTCCATCCTTGTATGGTTGGCCTCGTATCTGTGCCATGCATGTACCGGTGATCTGACGCAGTCTTAGTCAGTCTTGGCATCTTACAACGGGAACCCGTGGGCGAATCAAGGCGCCAAGCAGTTGGTGGCTGGGCAACCGAGTGGCGGGGAAAACATTGTGAAATTTATGCAGTGGGGGCGAGGCTTTATTTGTTTACTTGTGCGCGGCGGTTCATTTGTCTGTTACAACGTGATTAATTGACGCACCTCGACGTAGAGATGCGTCCTCGGCAGTTCTGGTTCAtgtcttgtccttgctgaCTTGTGCACATTGACACCATCGTATGTTCTGCCTGTCACCTATGGCAATGGTTGACATGTGAGGCCATTAACTTGAGTTGGTGATTCCATGATTGACTTTGCTAGCTGCAGGAACATGAATCGCACTTGCAGCCTGCAGGCTTCTGCTGTGCCAGTCCAAGCTTTCTCTCACATGTTTTGTGTGTTGGAGATATTCTCGAATAGTTGAAGTACTCTATGTAGCTGTCAGTCTTTGTGTGGTTGAAGAGTGAGTACATGAGGATGGAATACTTGCCAACCGCTCAGACTAATAAGAGCTGTTCTACAAATCGTGGCTATGAATGAAAGAGTCTTTTAGATGATTGTAGAGTTATCCCTATTGGCTTGTGCCAACATCAGTCGAGAAGCTGCGTCAAGAACACTGTGAGGAATGCACCACAAGGAGTATTTGTCCCGATTACCAATCACATCTATGCAGTGCCTCACATAACTAGCTTTAAATGCAGGAGATTCTTTTTTAGGTAGGTACTTGAGGCACTATTCTTGAGTTGGGCCATGTGTGCTGTGCTTGATGAAGACAGCGATATGAGCTGAGAATAGGCGCCATCTCAACTCATCTGGACCGGGCAAAGGAAGGTCTGGATCCTCTTGGCTAATTCATTTTTAAGGCACGTGTTAGTTAAATTCGAAAAGCGCAAGAAAAGAATTTATCATCATTGAACACCCTCTCTGACATAGTCCTTCCTTTGACTGCGGCTTGGAAGCGACTCGTGTTGAGTGGGAGTGCTGGGACAGGTTTGAGAAGCTATCTAATTACTCTAAGAGTTTAATTTGATAGACTGGCTTTCATTTTCTTGTTTTCGGAGTCTTCTTTTGACCCCTATACAGCCTTAAAACAGTGGCTGAGCTATATCTCATTCATGGTCAGGCCAGTTGAAATAAGAGCGCTATCACCCACGTCCTTTCACCAGCTACGATGCGATATCCGACTACAGGCCGAAATTATCTCTTCAATTTGGATGGTAACTCTCCGTCGACCTGTCATTGACGAGGCACTCCCGAGTACTCCGTACAGCCTGTCCATGTCTTGGCTCTGCTGAGAATCAGGCTGAGAGATGAGACAACAAAAGTGCCCGGGACAGCCCAGCTTGCAACCAACACAAAAGGTCACTTGTTCGGTTTGACCTTCTATGTGACCTGCCCACTTCTTTGGGCCGATGTCTTGGACAGTTGCTGCGGACCAAAAGCGGGAACCAACTTGCGTTGACTGGGTCGTCAGCAGAACTGTTTAATAATCGCAACGCGTCAGTTCCTTTGGTGTACAGCCCTCTGACTTCCAGTAAGACGGACTTTCGTACGGACTTTTGCTCAGAGTCGACTGTCGCACAGAGACAGAAGCAGGCTCTGGCGTCGGCTCAGCCTGATCTCAAGCTCGCACTCGGATTGAGCTGACAGCGGCATCGTCTTGATGATGCACACGGACACGGCTGTGAGTTTCTTTGATGGAAGAATGTGTTAAAAATTCCGTCTTGTTGGGATATTTAAGAGAAGGTCTTTTCGTCAAGATGAATTAATTAACACATCAAACAGCACTCACACCAATTCACTCTCTCCAGCACTCTTCAAACAGCTTGTCAACGGATTTCTAGCCAATCAACTGGAAATTCTTGGCTGTTGACAAGATGAGACTTTCAaacctcttttcttttgcACTTGGTGCACTCGTCACTACAGCAGTCGCCAACGAGCAACCAAAGCAAGCATGGCCTAAGACTCAAAGCGGCCATTTCTCCATCTCAAACTTCGCTTTCGACTCTGGAGAGACTCTAGATGAACTCGATCTTCACTACCGAACCTTGGGAAAGCTCAAGGTTTATCCTGACGGAACCACCAACGCCGTGCTCATCATGCACGGAACCACAGGCCAGACCGAGCAGTTCCTCAACGACGACTTTGCAAGCGTCTTGTTCAACCCTGGCCAGCCTCTTGACGCCAAGAAGTACTTCCTCATTCTGCGTGACGGTATCGGCCACGGAAACTCAAGCAAGCCCAGCACCCATGCCCTTCGTGCCCGCTTCCCAAGCTACCAGTATTCCGACATGATTCGTGCTGATCACATTCTCCTGACTGAGCATTTCGGCATCGAACACATGCGGCTCATCATGGGCGTGTCTATGGGCGGCATGCACACTTGGATGTGGGGAGAGATGTACCCAGACTTCATGGATGCGCTGATGCCCATCTCCTCTCTGCCAACTCAGATTGCTGGTCATAACCGACTGTGGAGGAAGTTTGTGACCGAGATGATCACTGGAGACCCTGCATGGAACGAAGGCAATTACGAGGAACAGCCGACCGTGGGACTCGGAGGTGCACTGATGATCCAACAAGTCATGCTGTCCTCACCTGCTTACTGGCAAAGGGGGTTCCCTACTCGAGCTGCAGTAGATGCCTACGTTGATCAGCTTGTCCCCCACATTGCCGAGTTTGACGCCAACGACCAACTCTTTGCTTGGAACGCATCCTACACCTACGACCCCGAGGCTGATCTCGGCCGAATCAAGGCTCCCCTGACTGCTGTGAACACGGCTGACGACTGGATGAACCCCCCCGAGCTTGGAATCTTGGAACGCAGcgtcaagaacaagatgaAGCGCGGCTTGGGCAAGGCAATCACACTTCCTGCTAGCAAGGAGACAAGGGGGCATAGTTCGTACATCCAGGCAAACCTTTGGAAGGACGAGCTCAAGGCACTGCTGGCTAAGACACAGTCTCGTAAGGGAGGCCGATGGTAATCGTATCTACGGCCGATGAACGATAACTCCGAGAGTGGTAGAATGGAATATGCCTGCAGGGTTTTTCACCCTAGCCTTTCTGCGC
Protein-coding regions in this window:
- a CDS encoding AB hydrolase-1 domain-containing protein, with protein sequence MRLSNLFSFALGALVTTAVANEQPKQAWPKTQSGHFSISNFAFDSGETLDELDLHYRTLGKLKVYPDGTTNAVLIMHGTTGQTEQFLNDDFASVLFNPGQPLDAKKYFLILRDGIGHGNSSKPSTHALRARFPSYQYSDMIRADHILLTEHFGIEHMRLIMGVSMGGMHTWMWGEMYPDFMDALMPISSLPTQIAGHNRLWRKFVTEMITGDPAWNEGNYEEQPTVGLGGALMIQQVMLSSPAYWQRGFPTRAAVDAYVDQLVPHIAEFDANDQLFAWNASYTYDPEADLGRIKAPLTAVNTADDWMNPPELGILERSVKNKMKRGLGKAITLPASKETRGHSSYIQANLWKDELKALLAKTQSRKGGRW
- a CDS encoding Nucleotid-trans domain-containing protein is translated as MMGAVRSNRVALLVAAVFFTFFMGLAHFHLNATPSRPATAISDSDEYIPDVDHAAASPDNAPKVATKASQPAKASVFPSAKAEEDPGTVPAIPTPASEEPEIEVVEEVVEVEVEETPTPTPTPTAAESHVLRPQDFVIPSVKPTTPQFADYGAWGWKLPHPDPIWKESLGERLCIVDLESRPFDKPGQIWDPQGMSWSRAKDVHGPSGGTLNHWVYSQIHGYKYYYVKINTYKDRRDSWKKPSVLSKILKNHDVCIFIDSDALFNHLDLPLEWLMNYWSISPHNNSLALAVDPDVQHNHDRFGKLFLNTGFMIMQNNNKTYDIFRDWDDCPNEGSKYPGCTEFRHRKGWQPTDQGGFGTFVRYDYPNDIKELPCTEANGFPEANQGCMGKFIKHVWLGKEDRLKIVVGNVFPGTLLETFHKQFLAAKNTFFTTEDALMSNE